A stretch of DNA from Henriciella sp. AS95:
GTCGGCCAGCTGATTTCCGCCGTCGCATTGCCCAGCCGGAACACCGAATACAGCAAAAGGTTGATCTGGCCTGTTGGCGCGCCGACGATCAGGTCCGTGCCGGAAATCGTATTGTCGAAACCGGCACGGGCGCCATTGCGCGCCTTGTCGACCCCAAGGAAAAGAGCGACTGAGAGGGCGACCGCGAGGATCGTCAGAAGGGCAGATCCCTTCCGGTTCATCAGGCTTCGCCAGGCCAGTCCGAGGATCGATCCACCGCTCATGCCGGAACCCTCGCCGTATTCAGCTCTGTCAGATCGACGCTTCGGTCGAAATGAGAGGCCAGCGCGCCATCATGACTGACGAAAAGCAGGGCGGCGCCCGATCGGGACGCTTCCTCATTCAGCAACGCAATGAAGCGGTCACGCGCATCGGCGTCGAGGGCCGATGTGGGCTCATCTGCGATCAGCAAGCTCGGCCCGCCAATCAACGCACGCGCGACGGCAACCCGCTGCTGCTGGCCGACTGAAAGCTCTGTCACGGGGCGGGCGAGCAGCTTTTCATCTGTCAGGCCAAGGCGTGCAAGCAAGCGCCGAGCCTCCTCAACTGGGCCGCCGCCTTCAGCCACCACAGCGCGCCGCGCTTTGGAGAACCGGCAGGGCAGCGTCACGTTCTGCACAACGGAAAGATACGGCACCAGATTGAACATCTGGAAGATGACCCCGAGATGATCGGCGCGAACCCGGTCCCGCTTCGCGCTGCCGAGCGCCGACATCTCTTCACCCAGAACCCGAATGTGACCAGCCTGCGGCTCAAGAACCCCTGCGATCAAGCCAAGCAGCGTTGACTTGCCCGACCCGCTTGGCCCGCGCAGAAAGAGCCGCTCACGGCTCGCCATATTGAAAGCGGCGATGTCGAGAAGCGGAGTATCGGCGCCATCCCAGGCAAAGCGCAGATCGCGAATTTCAATGGCAGGCTGGTCAGACAAGGACTAGCGAAGCTCCAAAACTGAATTCGATTGCGTCAGCTCTCCGGCAACCTGGTCGGTATCGGAAACAAAGACAGCATCAATCGTCTCCAGTCCCGGATAGTCAGCCATTTTGATGAAATCGATGCGACTGATCTCATCAGCGTTTTCGCACGTGTAGACATGCTCGACATCGAGATCAGCATGGCCGTTTGCGAAATGCGTCTCGGTGGTGGTCATCAGAGGAAGACAACCGGATTCGCGATTAATCTCGACCATTCCGCCGGGCACGGTGAAAGCATCCTTCAGCGCGTTGATCGCTTCGGTTTGCTCGTCGGTTTCTGCTTCATGCTCAAACCCGATCAAGGACATCAGGGGCGCTTCGAAGGTAATGGTCAATGCGTCGCCGTCGACGCCGGCTGCCAGCGTGCCGGAGCCGTGAACATGAGCTTCCATGCGCTCGGATTGGCTCGGGTCGTTCGCCGTTCCCTCTGGCGGCAATGTCCGGTCCATGTCGGCGTCGGCGGCCTCTGTATCCTCGGATGCCTCGTCTGTAGCGGCCGGCGCCGCGACTTCCTTGTCCGCCAGTTCGGTTTTCTCGCAGCCGGCAAGCGACACAAGGCCGACAAGCGCTACGCCTGCAATAATTATTGAAGCTTTCATGGGAGGGGTCCTTTCAGGACAGAGAATACCGTACGACCAGAAAAAAACGGGTCGCAATCTCGTAAATGCGATACTATAACGTTTCCATTCAGGCAATTCGTATTGCGCTAGATATTAACTGCACAAAACTCAGCGCAACACAAAGCAGGGCGGCATCCGATCTATGTGGTCATCGATTCAGGCACCGCTTTTCTTCGGGCTGATTGCCTGTTTCTGCACGACAGTTGGTCTGATTGTGGTGGCACAGCGTGCCATCTGGAGCGAGCGCAATGCATCCCTCTTTGGTCTTGCTGCGGCGGGCATGCTGACGACGCTTACATTTCTGCACATCATCCCTGAAGCCTTCCACTTTTCGCTGAATGCGCCTGTCTGGCTGGCTGTTGGCTTTTTCAGCGGGCTTTTACTGCACAATGGCGTGAAAACCGCTTTTCCAAGCGAAGATGGCATCGCGCATCGCCATGAAGCACTGACACCGATCATCGCCATCGCGGTCCATTCCTTTCTGGACGGGGTTATCTATGCCGTGACATTCGCCGCGAGTTTCTCTGCCGGTGTCTATGCGGCGGTGGGACTGACGCTGCATGAATTCCCGGAAGGCGTTATCGCTTTCGCAATCCTGCGCCGGTACGGTATTTCTAACGTCCAGGCGTTCTGGCTGGCCTTTCTGGCTGCCGCTGCAACGACGCCGCTCGGTGTGATTGTCGCTGGCCCCTTTATGTATGGGCTCGATAATGACACGATCGGTTCACTGTTTGCGGTGTCGGCAGGCCTGCTGATCTTTGTGGCGACAGGCCCTCTGATGGCCCCGCTCAAGGAGATGCAACCCGTACGCGGACTGACAGCCATTGCCGCTGGTGCCGGGGCCGCGATCCTGCTGGTTCTCGCTCCAATCCAGGGCCATGGCCACGAAGACGGTCATGATGACGAGCATACCTTGCCGGCATCTGGCCATGCGAGTGAGGGTTCGCATGATGAGATACGCCCAATCTGATGGTGCGCGGTCACGCCTGACCATCTGGCGCCGTGCCGGGCTGGCCCTTGTGCTCGGCCTCCTGGCGCTGAGCCTGTTCCAGCAACTTGCCGCTGCTCATCCGGCAGATGAGTTCTGCACGCCCGGCGGCGGGCTCGACCCGGAACTCTGCCGCGCCTTGTCAGAAATGGACCGCTCGTCCACGGCTGACGGCACGATCGAAACAGCCCAGCCCACACAGTATTCCGGCATGGAGAATGTTGACCTCGACCGTTCCGGGTTCGAGACCTTCTTTGTCTATGTCTCCGGGGGCGTGCGCCACATCCTGCCCGGCGGCTATGACCACATTCTGTTTATCCTCGCCATTTTCCTCGCTTCGCCGCGGATGAAGCCGCTGCTTATCCAGATTTCTTGCTTTACCGTCGCGCACACAATCACGCTGGCTGTGGTGGCAGCGGGCGTTTTCGACCCGGACCCGGACATCGTGGAGCCATTGATCGCAGGCACCATCGCTATCGCCGCCTTCGAGAACATCCTGTTCGGACGCATGACGCGGCTCCGTCCAATTCTCGTTTTCGCATTCGGTCTCATCCACGGCATGGGCTTTGCCGATTATTTCCTGAGCCAGGGCCTGCCCGACGGCATGTTCTGGACCGCGCTGATCGGCTTCAATATCGGCGTCGAGATCGGCCAGCTCGCTGTCGTCGGCCTGGCTTTCGCCGCCTCGCTTTATTTCCGCGGCGTGCTGAAACAGGCGTCCCGAATGGACCTCTATCGCCCGATGATCGTCATTCCAGTGTCACTAGCCATCGGTGTGACCGGTCTCGTCTGGACCTTACAGCGCCTCTACGGCTAGGGGTCGCCCCGCCGACCGGCACCAGTTTTGCAACCCAGCTTGGTTATCAAAAGGTAACCAGCAGGGTCAGCCATGAAAAAACGGCTTCTTCGATATCTGAGCGCGCTGACGGTTTCGATCATCTGCACCTATTCGGGGCTTCAACGCGTCGCCTTCGCAGACACGGCTCAAGTGCCAGCTTGCGGAATGAACGATGTTTTTGCCTGGCAGGACAGGCTGGAGAACCCCACGGAAGAAGCAACGCCCGCCTACGTCCAGCGCGTCAGCGAAGCCTTCATCACCGATTGCCCGAACCGCCCGGAAGTCGCCGAGGCCCATCGGATTGCCGCCCTCGCTGCGGGTTGGGGAAATGACGCAGAAGCGTCTGCAGTCCACTTTGAACAGGCCGGCTATGTCACGGACGTCGAGTCGCTATTCATGAACGCCGCAGTGCTTTTAGCCACCGGCGAAAATGAGAGAGCCTGGCGCATGCGCGACCAGGCGATTGAATTCTGGCTCGCCCGGATGACCCGCCGCGGCATTGCCGACGTGGAAGTTGATGAGCTGAAAGGCGGCGACCTCATCTCGCTGCGGTTCCGCGAGACCGATGCAGACCTGCGCCAGTCCCGCCTATGGATCGTCAAACCGGATGGCGCTGGCTGGCCGGCGGCCCTCAGCATATCTTCGGATCGCCAGCTCAATGCCTTTCACAAGATGCGGGCTGGGCAGGACGCCAGCGACCTTCAGCTGATCCGTCTCTATCGATGCACCAGCCGCAAATTGCTCGGACGTGGGAGCAAGCCGGTTTCAGATGAAGAGATCTCCGCAACGGCCACCGCCGCTCTGCAGGCCTATCTTTTTGCCCCTGACATTCCGAAATCCGGCGAGTTCGAAACCTGCCTGTTTGCGCAACGCATGTTGCCGGACATGACGTCCGGCAACGCGATTGCAATCCAGTAGGCTCCGGCCTCTCAGCTCGCCCGGCGGCGACGATAAGGTCTGACCTTCTTGCGCTCATCCTGCATGAGCCTCCAAGGCTTGTACGCCTCCAGCGGAAACAGTGTGCACTGGCGCTCATCGTTTGACGCATCTCCGTCGCTCTGGGCCGGACGCCGGCTCTCACCCGGCACCTCGTCTCCGAAAAAAGGATTCTGCTGAGCCAGTCTGGAGAGGATGCGATCTTCCAGATAACTCGGCCGGTGGCAGAGCTTCGGGTCATCGCCATTCATCGCGACCACCATCTGGTCGCGGCTGAGATCACGAAAGATGGTCGGATTGTCGATGCCTAGCGCCTCGGCGGCACCCTTGGCGCTTCCCGCACCAAGCCGCCCGAAAATCTGCACCGCCTGGCAATTGCTGATCAGCGTCTCCCAGTCAGGGTAGAGCCGCTTGATCTGCGCCGGGTCCTGCCAGAAGCTCCAGGTGCGCACGCCATAGCCCCTGAGCAGGGTCAGCGAGGACCTCAGCGGATCGAATGTGCCAAGCTGAGCGGCTTCATCGATCAGGAAGAGCGTATGCATGTCAGGCCGCTTGCGGCGCCGGCACATCAGTGAAAACAGCGCCCCGACCCACATGCGCAGCACCGAGCCGTGCGACTGCATCATATGCGGTGGCAGGACGAGGTAGATCGTCATCGGGTCGCCGCGGGTGACGGCGTTCAGGTCAAAGGACGAGGTGTAGAGACTGTTCATCATCGAGTCGCCACGAAACACGTCCAGCGCATCGGCCGCGATCGAAACGATGGACTGGCGCGTCCGCTCGGCCGGACCACTGATGCCGGCATGGGTCATGCGAACCTCATTGTGCCGGGACGTGCGCAGCGCCTCGATCACCGATTCCTCCTCCAGAGAGGCCCTGTGCAGGATCTCACGCACCTTGAGCAGGTTTCGATCTCCGGCTGGCATGTCGTGGCACACGTGCAGGATCAGGCCTGTGATGAGCTGCGTCGCGCGGTTCGACCAATAGGGGTCCGTTTTCAGCACAGGCGTGATCATGCTGGCGATCATCGCCGCATCATCGGTACAGTCGGCATATTGCGGATCGACCAGTTCAAGCGGGTTAAACCGGGAGGGTTCCTGACCGCTGATACCGAATGGATCAATGACGTGGACATCCTGTCCCATCTGGCGGCGCCGCTCTGCTGTGACCGCAGCGTTCTCGCCCTTGGGGTCAATCACAATGACCGGACCAGCATAGGTCAACAATGTCGGGATGATGCAGCTCACGCCCTTGCCCGACCCGGTCGGGGCGATTGTCAGGATGTGGCCGTCGCCGCCCATTTCGATCGGCTCAACAGGCCTGCCCCCGGTATCGCCTGGCGGCTGGGAGAAGCCCATACCGGTCGCCTGATCGGACGGCGTCTGCCACCCCAGAACGATGGTCTCTCCATCATGGTCGCGAAAAGGACTATAGGTGTTTGGCAGCGTGTCGTTTCTCGACATTTGGAACTCCCTGTTGATTGCCGGACCTGTGGAAAGGCTGGAACAAACAGGGAAATGGAACAACCCAAAACTTCGAGATATTGGCCTTATTCATGGCGGCGATTCCCGCCATAGAAAAAGCCTCCCGAACGGCGAGGTCCGGGAGGCTTCTGATCGTATACTGACGATAGCGGGTCTAGCCGTCGCCCTGCTCTGTCACCTCAAAGCCGCGATTACGAAGGAGCGGTTCGATGGTTGGGTCTGATCCGCGGAAGTTGCGGTACAGCTCATCGGCCTCACGCAGACCACCGCTTTCATACACCCACTGCTTCAGTTTCGCCGCGAGCTCCGGATTGAAGATATCGCCGGTTTCCTTGAATGCTTCATACCCGTCAGCATCCAGAATTTCGGACCAGAGATAAGCGTAGTATCCTGCAGAATATCCACCAGCGAAGATGTGGCTGAAATAGTTGGAACGGTAACGCGGCTCGATCTCTTCAATCAGTCCATATTTGTCGAGTACAGACTTTTCGAACGCCCGCGCATCCTCGATTTCCATGGCTTCGTCATAGGACAGCATGTGCCAGTTCAGGTCGAGTAGCGAGGCGGCGATATACTCCGTGGTCGAGAAGCCCTGATTGTGGTTCGACGCTTCATTCATCCGCTCAATGAGCTCCAGAGGAATCGTCTCTCCGGTCTCATAGTGCTTGGCATATTCCTCGAGCACTTCAGGCGCACCAGCCCAGTGCTCGAGAATCTGCGCCGGGAACTCGGTATAGTCCCTTGGTCCGTCTACGCCCGAAAAATTCTTGTACCGAATCTGGGTGAGAAGGCCGTGCAGACCGTGGCCGAATTCGTGAAACAGCGTCGTCACCTCATCGAACCGCATCAGCGTGGGCTGGCCTTCGGGCGGCTGGATCAGATTGAGATTGTTGCTGACGATCGGCCGAATGTCCTCGCCATCGACATCAGAAGCGACACGGAAGGTGCTCATCCATGCCCCGCCGCGCTTGGAATCGCGGGCATACATGTCTGACATGAACAGGCCGAGGAATTCGCCGGTCTCAGCATCGGTCACCTCAAAAGAGTTGACGACCGGGTTCCAGCCTTCGACGTCAACCGGCGTGATCTCGATATTGAAAAGCCGGCTGGCGACATCGAAGGCCCCCTGCTGGACGGCGCCGAGTTCGAAATACGGCTTCAGCGCATTGTCATCGAAGGCATATTTGTTCTGGCGGACCTTTTCTGAATAATACCACCAGTCCTGACCTTCAAAAGTGAACTCGTCGCCAATTAGCTCCTGCATTTCGGCGCGTTCTGCCTTGGCCTGGGCGAGGCCCGGACGCCAGACACGGAGCAGGAATTCCTCAGCCCCTTCCGGCGTTTTGGCCATATTGGTTTCCAGCACATAAGCGGCATGGTTGGGATAGCCCATCAGCTCGGCGCGTTTGGCCCGAAGCTGGGCGATCTCGATCGCGATGGGACCATTGTCGAACTCGCCTTCGGAGGCGCGCAGGCGATAGCCGTCAAACATCTTCTTGCGAAGGTCACGGTTTTCCGACTGCGTCATGAAGGTCTCATAGACGGACCGATCGACCGTCAGCAGCCATTTGTCCTCATCGCCATCCATCTTGATGGCGTCCTTGAAGTCCTGCGACAGGCCTGCCAGCTCGGCTTCATCGGTGACTTCGATACGGAATGCCTTGGTCGAGCGCAGCAGGTTCTGCCCGAACTTGGTCGTGAGTGACGAGATCTGGGAGTTGATATCCGCAACCTGGTCTTTGACGTCCTGCGGCAGGTCGGCCCCGGCGCGGGTGAACTGACGATGGGTCAGCTCAAGCAGACGGGCATCCTGCTCATCGAGGTCCAGCGTATCGCGCTGTTCGTAGACCGTCTTGACGCGCTGCCAGAGATCCTGATTGAAAACCATCGCATCCTGTTCACGCGTGAGCATCGGATAGATGACGCCTTCAAGCTCGCGCAGGCGATCATTGGTATCGGTGCCCGTAATGTTGCTGAAGACCAGGACGACCTTCGTGACCAGGGGCGCGGTTTCATCGAGGGCGACGATCGTGTTCTCGAAGGTCGGCTCCTCTTCATTTTCGATGATCGCTTCAACCTCGGCGCGGGCATCGAGGATGCCCTTCTTGATGGCCGGCAAATACTCTTCGTCATCAATCTCGGAGAATGGCGGCACACCGAATGGTGTGTCCCACTCCTCAAGGAAGGGATTTCCCTCCAGTTCCTCATCAGTGACGCTGATTTCCTGCAAGGCGCCGGGCTCTGCCGTGGCCGCCTCAGCGCCAGCCGCTGCCGGAGTATCAGCCTCCAAGGTCGCATCCTTCGAAGCAGAGTTTGCACTGTCTTCGGCGGGCGAGCACGCGCTGATGGCGACTGCAAGCATGGCCGCGCCCCCCATGAGAATGGTCTTGAGAGTCATGATGATCCTTTCAGGAACTGATTTGCCCCGTTTTTGCCGGTGAACAGCAAGAGTGTCCAGACTTTCACAAATGAGGCGGCGTTTTTTGCCGCACGACATTCCATCTTCTGGGCAGAACCGCCCAATCCCTCTACATCGGAGCGAATCGCGTCCTGTCGCGTTCTGGAGAGATGATGACCCGTGTCGATAACAGTTTGCTGATCCTGGGCGCCGCTCTCATTTGCGCGCCGCTTGTCATGTATGTCGTGGACTCACTGATTGGGCTTGGGCGGTATGATCCGCTAACCCTGTCTACGCTTCTTGGCGGAACCGGGGCAGGGCTTCTCGCTCTCAGCCAACGGGGTAGCTGGATCGGTTTCTTTCTGTCGTTCGCTGCCGGGCTGTTGCTGGTCGCGCTTCAGGTCTACGGGATCGCATTCCTCGTCCTGCATGTGACCGGCCTTTAGGCCCCGCGGATCGCACGCTTTCCGACTTCGAATTTGGGCGGACGCCCGGGCTGCGGGCGCCTCACTTGGACCAGTCACCTGCCGGATAGGACAGGAAGACGGACCGTTTCGCCTCCACGCGAGAGCGCGCAAGGCTGTCCAGGATAAGCCCGCACACAGCCGTCACCGTCGCAACCAGAACCAGACCAACTGAAAGGATAGCGGTCGGCACGCGTGGAACCAGCCCGGTTTCGAGATAGGTGAACACAAGCGGCACAGATAGCCCCACCGCCAGCAAGGTCAGCACCAGGCCAATCATGCCGAAAAAGGCCGCTGGGCGGGTTTCCTTGGCCAGCATGAGAAACATGCCCAGAATACGAAAACCATCGCGGAAGGTTCGCAGTTTTGAGTCCGAATCCTCAGGCCGAATCCCATAAGGCGTCGGGCGCTCGAGAGTTGGTATCCCAAGCTGGCAGGAATGGACCGACATTTCGGTCTCGATTTCAAACCCTCCCGAGACAGCGGGAAAGGATTTGGCGAAGCGCCGCGAGAAAACGCGATAGCCTGAAAAGATGTCTGTAAACTGTCGCCCGAACATCGCGCTGAAGAGGGAGTTGAAAATCTTGTTTCCAAAGGCATGCCCCCCGCGTCCGGCATCCTTTGTGACATCAGCACGTGTGCCAACGACCATATCGACATGGTTGCGCTTCATCAGCTCGATCAGCGTTGGTGCAAGTGAGGCGTCATATGTGCCGTCGCCATCGGCCATGACGTAGATGTCAGCCTCAACGTCGGCAAACATTCTGCGCACGACATGGCCTTTTCCCTGCCGCATCTCGGTGCGGACGATGGCCCCTGCCCGCCGCGCAATATCGGCTGTGCCGTCGGTGGAATTATTGTCGAAGACATAGATCGCAGCGCTCGGAAGCGCGCGCCGAAAGTTCTCGATGACGGATGCGATCGTGGCGGCTTCATTGTGGCATGGCAGGACGACGGCAATCCGGGTCTCGGCCACGTCGCTCTGCTGCCCAGAATTAATTGCACCGAGGGACAAGCTACTCATCCAGTCAGCCTTTCAGTAACCACATTCTGGCCATAACAGGGTCTGGTGAACGACGAGTTACGAACGATGAGCTTTCAGAGGAATGCAGGAGCGGTGACGGCGCCGCATGCGCAGACGCCCGTGTGGCCTCTGTTTGCTTTCGGCTGTGTTGCCATCCTGCGGACCTTGCTGAATGCAGGACCCGCCTTTGGCGGCGACTTGCTGGGCCCCGACGACATGATGCGCATGCAGCAAGTGCGCGACCTCATTACCGGGCAGAACGGCTGGTACGATGTAAATCAGGTCCGCCTGCTCACGCCAGAAGGCGGCGCCATGCACTGGTCACGTCTGCCTGACCTTTTCCTGGCCGGCACTGTATGGATGCTGCAGCCCCTGTTCGGCCGGGAGATGGCGGAAGGTATTGCGGTGACGGCGTGGCCGGCCTTTCTGCTCGCCTGGGCGTTCACCGCCATTACGGTCTGCCTGCGCCGCCTGAATGCGCCCCTCAGCGGCCAGATCGCCGCGCTCTTCTTCTTTTTGACGTCGTATTCAGCCGCCAACTTCATGCCCGGGCGGGTCGATCATCATGGCCTGGGACTCGTGCTGACGCTGACGGCCCTGGCCTGTCTGCTCTCACCGAAGATGACCATCCGTTCCGGCCTTGTCGCGGGCGTCTGCGTCGCGGCGATGCTGACCGTTGCCATCGAGAACCTTCCTGCTGCCATGCTGACCATTGCGGGGTTCGCCATGGCGTGGATCATCCGGGGCGAACCGGAAGCTCCGCGGCTGCGCGCCTTCGGGGCGACGCTGATTATTGCCGGCCTCATTACGTACATCTTCGATGCGCCCGGCGTCGGCGGGGTCCGCAATATCTGCGATGCATTCGGCCAGTCGCACTTCGTCGCCTTGCTGGTCGCTGGCACTGGCCTCTCGGCCATCGGAACCGCCATGCCGCGCACGCCAGACTGGAAGATGCGCATCGCGGCCATGGCGATCGCCGGAGCGGTCACGTCTATCAGCTTCGTGGTCATCAATCCTAGCTGTGTTGGCGATCCCTATACACGCCTCTCGGGCGATGTTCAGGCGGGCTGGCTGAGCGTGGTTTCGGAAGCGCGCAGTCTGCCGACGGTTTTATCCTCCGACCGGGCGAACGGTGCCTATTATTACGGTTTCGGCCTTGCTGGCCTCGTTGCGGCGGCGATAGCCGTCTACACATCCAGGAAGGGCGAACGGTTTTCGCGGGTGAGTCTGCTGGTGCTTTGTGCGGTCGGTTTCCTGCTGTCTGCATGGCAGGTTCGCGGGACAACACTGGCGCATGCCGGCGCATCAATTGCGGCTGGTTGGCTCTTCGGCGTGCTTTTCTCCACCTGGCTCACCAAGCGCGGCGCCATGCCGGCGCTCGCCCTCTTTGTCGGGGCTCTCATTCTGTCGCCAGCGATCTGGAAGTCGCCGACCTATCTATTCAGCAAGCCAGACTCAGACAGTGAGGCCGCAATCGACTGTAAATCCGGCGAAGCCTTCCAGGCGATCGCCGCAGCGCCTCGCATGATCGTGTTCACGCCCATCGATCTCGGTGCGCCGCTCATCTATCACACGCGCCATTATGCCAGCGCGGCGCCGTACCACCGCAACCCGTCATCCATAGAGATGACCATGTCAGTGTTCGGCGGATCGACCGATACCGCCCGCCGGAAGATATCCATGACAGGCGCGACGCACCTGTTGTACTGCCCCGGGCTCGGGGAGCTCGAAACCTATGCCGCCCGGTCTCCGGACGGGTTCGCGGCGGATATTGAGAATGGAAACCTGCCCGATTGGCTGGTGCCGCTGACGGCTCCGGTGAACGGCGAAAGTGGACCGATCATTTACACCATCCTCTTCGAGCAGAATTGACGAGCGAGCCGCTTTGCGGCAACGGAGGGCATGTCAAAACTGGATACTCCCGAAAAAGTCGTTGATGCGCTGGAAACGCTGTACAGCAATGCTGTCGAGGCGTTGACCAATAGCCTTGAACTCTACCTCGAAGACGGCACGCCGCCGACACTGGAAACGCGCACGGCGCGAACCTTCTGTTACCCGGCGCTGATCATCCGGTACGATCCGGAAGGTCCGCCCCCTCCGATCTCCAGAGCTTTCGGCAAGATGTCAGAGCCAGGAACCTATATTTCCACAATTACCAGGCCCGATTATTTCCGCGCCTATCTGGTCGAACAGCTCGCGCCGCTCATGCGCGATTACCCGGTTGAGGTTGAAGTTCGCCCTTCGGGTTCGGAAATTCCTTATGCCTATGTCTGGGATCAGGCCGAGGCCAAAGGGCTGGACGAGGTCAGCCCGGCTGAACTTGCAAAATGGTTCCCCGCGCCGTCGCTCAGCGCGATTGGCGACGAGATCGCCGATGGCGAACTATACGAGCCGGGCGCCAATCGCCCGCTTTCGCTGTTCGACGCGCCGCGCACGGACTTCTCATTGAAGCGGCTTGCTCACTATACCGGCACGCCTATCGACCACATGCAGCGCTATGTGCTGTTCACCAACTACCATCGATATGTCGATGCGTTTTGTGACTGGGGCGTTGAGCAGCTTCGCAAGGGTGGCCGCTATACCGGGCTGTCCGTCGCGGGTGGATTGCTCGTGGACGGCGACACATCAAATGCCAAAGCGGCCATCGATGCAGCCCCGTGGCGGCGCTTCCAGATGCCCGCCTATCACCTGATGGCGGAGAACCGCACTGGCATCACACTGGTCAATATCGGTGTCGGCCCGTCCAATGCCAAGACGATCACCGACCACCTCGCCGTGCTGCGTCCCGAATGCTGGCTGATGGTCGGCCATTGCGGCGGCCTGCGTCACTCCCAGCAGATTGGTGATTATGTGCTGGCCCACGCTTATCTGCGCGATGATCATGTTCTGGACGCCGTCCTGCCACCTGACATTCCTGTCCCGCCCATTGCCGAAGTACAGATTGCGCTTCAGCAGGCTGCGGCTGACGTGACGGGCGAAGAAGGCGACGCGCTCAAGAAGCGCCTTCGCACCGGCACGGTGGTCACGACGGATGATCGCAATTGGGAGCTGCGCTTCCGCGAGACGGCGAAACGCTTCAACCAGTCCCGCGCAATCGGCATCGATATGGAGAGCGCAACGATCGCGGCCAATGGGTACCGGTTGCGGGT
This window harbors:
- a CDS encoding AMP nucleosidase, with protein sequence MSKLDTPEKVVDALETLYSNAVEALTNSLELYLEDGTPPTLETRTARTFCYPALIIRYDPEGPPPPISRAFGKMSEPGTYISTITRPDYFRAYLVEQLAPLMRDYPVEVEVRPSGSEIPYAYVWDQAEAKGLDEVSPAELAKWFPAPSLSAIGDEIADGELYEPGANRPLSLFDAPRTDFSLKRLAHYTGTPIDHMQRYVLFTNYHRYVDAFCDWGVEQLRKGGRYTGLSVAGGLLVDGDTSNAKAAIDAAPWRRFQMPAYHLMAENRTGITLVNIGVGPSNAKTITDHLAVLRPECWLMVGHCGGLRHSQQIGDYVLAHAYLRDDHVLDAVLPPDIPVPPIAEVQIALQQAAADVTGEEGDALKKRLRTGTVVTTDDRNWELRFRETAKRFNQSRAIGIDMESATIAANGYRLRVPYGVLLCVSDKPLHGEIKLPGAANRFYERAIGEHIRIGIETLERLARDGGAALHSRKLRAFDEPPFR